From the Musa acuminata AAA Group cultivar baxijiao chromosome BXJ3-7, Cavendish_Baxijiao_AAA, whole genome shotgun sequence genome, one window contains:
- the LOC135642452 gene encoding probable CoA ligase CCL9 — protein MEGLTTLTGLLRKAAGDFPSRRAITVPGRHELTHARLHQLVDAAAARLAAAGVRPGDVVALAFPNTVELVIVFLAVLRTRAVAAPLNPAYTRDEFVFYLSDSESILLLTNAEGNAAAEAAAAQLGIPRAAASLRDPSGLLELTLPGDRPAAEGVAPVAGRVNDPSDVALFLHTSGTTSRPKGVPLTQLNLAASVTNIRSVYRLSESDSTVIVLPLFHVHGLVAALLSSLVAGASVTLPAAGRFSASTFWADMLASGATWYTAVPTIHQILLDRHAARPEPAYPKLRFIRSCSASLAPAILEHLEAAFGAPVLEAYAMTEAAHQMASNPLREDGPRKPGAVGRPTGLEMAILDEEGARRPPGVPGEVCIRGPNVTRGYKNNPEANKAAFAFGWFHTGDVGFLDSDGYLHLVGRIKELINRGGEKISPIEVDAVLLEHSDIAQAVAFGVPDDKYGEEINCAVIPKEDAEIDEADVLRHCRKNLAAFKVPKRVFITDSLPKTATGKIQRRTVAEFFVPPAKAPRAGA, from the exons ATGGAAGGGCTCACGACTCTGACCGGGCTGCTGCGGAAGGCCGCCGGAGACTTCCCCTCCCGGCGCGCCATCACCGTCCCCGGGCGCCACGAGCTCACTCACGCCCGCCTCCACCAACTTGTGGACGCCGCCGCAGCTCGCCTTGCTGCAGCCGGCGTACGCCCTGGCGACGTCGTCGCCCTCGCCTTCCCCAACACCGTTGAG CTTGTGATTGTGTTCTTGGCTGTGCTCCGCACCCGTGCCGTGGCCGCCCCGCTCAACCCGGCCTACACCCGCGATGAATTCGTGTTCTACCTCTCCGACTCTGAGTCGATTCTGCTGCTGACGAATGCCGAGGGCAACGCGGCGGCGGAGGCTGCCGCGGCCCAGCTCGGGATCCCCCGTGCCGCCGCCTCCCTCCGTGACCCCTCCGGCTTGCTCGAGCTCACTCTCCCGGGAGACAGGCCCGCGGCAGAGGGCGTCGCCCCAGTCGCCGGTCGCGTCAACGACCCCTCGGACGTCGCTCTGTTCCTGCACACCTCCGGCACGACGAGCCGGCCCAAGGGCGTGCCCCTCACCCAGCTCAACCTGGCCGCGTCCGTCACCAACATCCGGTCCGTGTACCGGCTCAGTGAGTCCGACTCGACCGTGATCGTTCTCCCCCTGTTTCATGTTCACGGCCTTGTCGCCGCACTCCTCTCATCCCTTGTCGCCGGCGCCTCGGTCACCCTTCCGGCCGCTGGCCGCTTCTCGGCCTCCACCTTCTGGGCCGACATGCTCGCCTCCGGCGCCACGTGGTACACCGCGGTGCCCACCATCCACCAAATCCTGCTCGACCGCCACGCAGCCCGGCCCGAGCCCGCCTACCCTAAGCTCCGCTTCATACGGAGCTGCAGCGCGTCGCTGGCACCGGCGATCCTGGAGCACCTGGAGGCCGCCTTCGGCGCGCCGGTGCTGGAGGCATACGCGATGACGGAGGCCGCGCACCAAATGGCGTCGAACCCGTTGCGAGAGGACGGCCCGCGGAAGCCAGGCGCTGTGGGGCGGCCAACGGGGCTGGAGATGGCGATCCTCGACGAAGAGGGCGCCCGCCGCCCGCCGGGCGTGCCAGGGGAGGTGTGCATCCGCGGACCCAACGTGACCCGGGGCTACAAGAACAATCCGGAGGCGAACAAGGCGGCCTTTGCCTTCGGATGGTTCCACACCGGCGACGTCGGCTTCCTGGACAGCGATGGCTACCTCCACCTCGTCGGTCGCATCAAGGAGCTCATCAACCGCGGAG GCGAGAAGATCTCTCCGATAGAGGTGGACGCGGTGCTGCTGGAGCATTCCGACATCGCGCAGGCGGTGGCGTTCGGCGTGCCGGACGACAAGTACGGGGAAGAG ATAAACTGCGCGGTGATACCGAAGGAGGACGCGGAGATCGACGAGGCGGATGTGCTGAGGCACTGCCGGAAGAACCTGGCGGCGTTCAAGGTGCCGAAGAGGGTGTTCATAACGGACTCGCTGCCGAAGACGGCGACGGGGAAGATCCAGCGCCGGACGGTGGCCGAGTTCTTCGTGCCGCCCGCCAAGGCACCCAGGGCCGGAGCTTAA